The Phaseolus vulgaris cultivar G19833 chromosome 5, P. vulgaris v2.0, whole genome shotgun sequence genomic interval ataaaattcaatagtAGTGTCAATAATATCTTTTTAGTTTGCCATTAAAACATTGTTACgcagataaaagataaagagtaGCAACTAAAGTAAAAAAAACTTGTATGACTACATGATATGTTGTTTGTATGGGGAGAAAGAGGAAACTACGtcccttttttttatatgtagaGTCGTTTGGCTCGTGTGGTCTAAGTGTTTCGAGTGGATGGAGGTGACGTCGACGGAGCATAACGAGCCAAAAAAAAATTTCGAAAATGTCAGGATGAGCGGGGTCaagaaaaatgttaataaaatttGGGGTTGTGTGTGGATAGCAATAGTGAGAGTTGTGGTTACATAGGAACAAACGGATTTTGAGAGGTGGCAGGATAGATCACATGGACGTCTTCGCTTTGGCACAGATGAAAGTTTGGTCATGGATTGTGTCTAAAATGCGCAGAGTAAGTTTTTTGTAGTCAGATTAGTGAGTCATTGATTTTTTGTAAGGAAGTTAGAAATTATGAACCTTAAGTAGGTATTTTGTATAAAGATTGAGGTATCCgtaaaatatcttttatttattcattagtTTTTTatccgataaaaaaaataaaaataaaaataaaaattgtatccTTACAACGTTTTGATATACCAGTTCAATCAACTTCTAAATGAAAAAATTGATATATTGAgaactaactttttttttataaataactaaataataactttataaaaacaaaatattaaattgagatgaattattattacttaaaataaaatagttgttTAAATTAGTATAGGTATAAGCGTACTCCAATCTAAAAAAGTTACTTGAATATAGAATGATTAATACAAACAAATGAATAGAAAAGAGAGAACGAGTAAAGAAACTTACTGTATTACGATGAGAATGGTGAGAACAGTGAGAGTGGAAGGAAGAGGAACGAAAACAGGGAGAAAAGCACAAAAAAGTATGAAAGAGACAAAGACGAAAAAAATGGTAGTTTTGGAGCTTCCTTTTCCCATGGCCacgataattatttttattgttctattattatatttaacaaattttgtattcgataatttgttgtttttttttaattagtcaccaactaaaaaaatatcacatttTTATATACACTAAAAAgctattaaataaaattaattttagaaaaaaaattattatattaattaaattatagattattttaaagactaaaaaattattaatttttaaattaatttttattattaataaatagttttaaaattaatatttaattagttataaaaaaattctatcaatttttaaatcgaaataattaatagttacaaaaataactaattagatacatTTACTAGTTTAAGTTAATTaggttaatatatttttttttcaaaattacatTTCCCACATTCTATAATATACATGTTCTAACATGACATAAATACacaaattttcaattttggtttaTTAATTTTCAGTGTAATTCAATATAAAACAACTAGGttgtatacattttatttttcaataaaaacatttttttaatctacTATTTACAAgtgattttttaaaagaattatttgTCTCTCAtaagaaatttattaaatttttggacataataaattaatatatttaaaaatattctgTAATAACAATTGGTGAGATTTTTAGGAAGTGAGTATGTGCAGTTTGTCTGGTGATGCAGTGTCTGAGAAATGGAAtggaaagataaagaagaagcaGATATTGACACGTGGCACGGTGTTTAAAATCGGATGCGAACCTATTTATATTCTTCTCTTTATTCTCTCCTTCTCGTCCGCCACTTCTCTCTCTTCGCCGTTCCACTCAGCTCTCACTCATCACCCTCATCACAAACCCTAGCTTTCAATTTTCCATGGTTCATCATCTCCTTCACTGAACTTTCCCTCAAATCGCTCGTAAAAGGACAATTATCGGAGATTCTACTCAAACCAACCTTCCTCATGGCGGCTTCCACCACCAGCCAGGTTTACATCGATGTAATCGAGGATGTCATGGTCAAGGTCCGTGACGAGTTCGTCAACAACGGAGGTCCCGGGGAGGAAGTTCTCAAGGAGCTTCAAGCTGTAATTAATTATCATCTCCACCTCTTCTATGTTTATATGTCCAGGATTtgcttttaatttctatttatgaATAAATCAATCGGATTATTTGATGTTTATGCATCTATTCCAAACGTCTGTTGATTTAGTttggaagtttttttttctgtctCGACTGGTTCGTTGATTTAGGGTTTGGATCCGATccattgtttgttttgtggtttttctgttttttttgagatttttatattacttttattgGCAGTGTTAAAGATGTTCATCCTTCTTCTTTTGTTTGTGATTTGTGTAGATGTGGGAGTCAAAGATGATGCAGGCGGGTGCTGTGCTGGGTCCCATAGAAAGGTCAACTGCTGCCAAGCCAACTCCCGGTCCTATTACTCCGGTTCATGATCTTAACATGCCGTATACCGAGGAGTATGAGACTCCTACTGCTGAAATGCTTTTCCCCCCTGTGAGTTTTGATCCACATCGTAATTATAAGTTCAACCAGTGTTGTCTCCTTTTATGAGTTAAAATTATTGGATTGCTGATATGTACTTCTTAATGTGGCAGACTCCGTTGCAAACGCCAATTCAAACCCCTTTACCTGGGACTGGAGATAACTCAACTTATAACATTCCTACTGGACCAAGTGAATACCCCTCTTCTGGAAATGATACGGGAGGAAATGCTGATGGAAAAGGAGGAAGACCTGCCACATACATGGTAAAGCTCATTTTGCTAGCTGGTCCCAAATGTACagattgaataatttatttatactatATACCTATAAATGCTtaagtatttaaaaattaatcaatattcATGGCATATTCGTAATCAACAATTATATGTTTTAAgcaaactgaagtaaataacAATTGAAGTCAAGGAAATAATACGGTCTGgcattatatttcaaatataagTCAGGATAAGAAATGGATGTTACACAGAGAGTAACATCGGTATCAGAGTAGAAAAATGAATGGAGGGTGTCGCCAGAAATATCACCAGAGATAGTATTTTAGTCAAACAGTATGGGTGATGGACAGTAGAAGTTTGGGAAATCATAATAGTCAATCATAAATTGCAGTGGGAAGTGGCTGGCCTTGACAGTGGTATAGCTGCTGTGTTGAAGTTTATACACATTACATAAATTATGCCACAAACTCACAtgtgttgattttttttaataaaaactaaaattaaagaatattCATGATAGATTATGGATGAAGTCATTACTGTTGATCAACGGGAAGACAGTGCGCagtaagaataaataaaaaattaaagggTAGATCTTAGAAGAACTAAAGGCTAGGGACCACATGAACAGTGAATAAAAGATATATTACAAAATTTGAGAGTGGTGAAAGAAGGTAGGACAATGTTGTGTGATACAGGAGTTGGCTGAAACATAAACCACCTTTCAGGTAAGTGTCTGGGAAATGCTTTGTAATGTCGACAATCTTGATGAAAAAAGGTGGGCGTCTTCTCAAAGAGATGGTTTGGGttcctaatttttaatttgggCTCATCCCACAAAGCTGACTGAACTTTATGAGACTACCTAAGTCTTACATTGTCCATATCTCTTGTTGATATGGGATCTAAACCCTTCCCATCACACCCAAAACAGGAGTTGGCTGAAACATAAACCACCTTTCAGGTAAGTGTCTGGGAAAAGCTTTGTAATGTCGACAATCTTGATGAAAAAAGGTGGGCGTCTTCTCAAAGTGATGGTTTGGGttcctaatttttaatttgggCTCATCCCACAAAGCTGACTGGACTTGTAAGTTATGAGACTACCTAATTCTTACATCGACCATATCTCTTGTTGATATGGGATCTAAACCCTTCCCATCACACCCAAAACTGGACATTTTGAGTGTAGACAACTGCTGTAGCCCAATAACACCCTCTCACGCTTAGGAGTGGAGTGGACATTTAAGGTTCATTTCTTATGATAGAAAGAGGGAGAGAGAGGAAGGAAAGAGAAAGGAGGGAGGGGTACAGGTTTGGTTGAGAATAATCGATGCAATGAGTGGTGGCTTGTCTTTCTGCtgaaaaatgagaagaaaagggaGTAAAGTCCAATATAATTGATTAcgacataatcaattatgttggGTTCTTTTGAACATTTTTTATAGTTGAAAAGATCCCCACAACCGATTTTGGAGGTTTGCAATCGATtatggtttttctttctttgtttttgttttattgtaGGAGTCATAATAATAATGAGTAattaagtaataataataagaaattattaataataaataaaaataatattttttcccaCCAATTTCTTTCCAACCAAACAAATCTTCTTCTCACTCATTTGCAACCTCTTTCTCTTCCACTCACTAGTTTTTTCGTCTCTACCAAACAGCATTAAACTGTAGACAAATATCGGTGTCATAATGATGAATCAAGGATAAGTTATGATACAATCTTAGAATATTGGCTTAGGGCTTAACTTTACCCAATGAAAATGACTTGTAAGGAGAAGATTGCCCAAGTTTAATAAGGACTACATCAGCTATGCTCTTGTTAGTGTGAGATCTAAACACTCACTAAGTGGATGGGGCGTGCAAGATAGGTGGGAATAGGGTTTCTGATCTGATTAAATGAAAATGGGGGTGAAATTGTGATATTCTCCCAGTAAAAGCATCAAATGACACCGTTCCATCATGAGGAGAAAGCTAGCAGAGATGATTGAGATATCACCACAAAATGGATATAATCTGCACTGCTACAACCACTACAATAAACTTCTCTGCAACAGGCCCCACAGAAGTGGCTGGTGGGCTTGATGCACTGTAACACCATATGGTGATACTAGGTGggaaaacaacataaaaataggtattttttaaatttgtaaaggGGGGATGTCAACTTTGCTCCTTTAAAGACACAGAAAGTTATTCTGTTTTGAGGGAAAAATAATAGGTATTCGACACCAAGCTTCTTTTTGGATGCAATTGTGGCCTTGCCATTCTTTGAAAATGCACTACTATTTTGACTTTGTATTTGCCCTGGGTTACCCTTCTCTGCCATCTCAAATGCCATTATCAACTTATACTATTCTTTTAATCAGTAGCTATTATTCAGTGGCTTAAATATTCTGTTTAAATCATTTGCACGGACATTTTTTAAGGTGTACATTAATGTTGTCTTTGTAAACTTCTACAGCAACCTCCTTCTCCTTGGATGAACCCGAGGCCCTCACTTGATGTCAATGTTGGTGAGTGTCTTTTAAATCAGGATAAAGTGTTTAATCGAATGGCTTTGCAGTAATAATGGTATGTATTACTGTAGCTTATGTGGAAGGACGGGATGAAGCAGACAGAGGAACTTCTAATCAACCTCTGACACAGGTAAACAAGTCAGTTAGGTCTGATAGAAGAATGCTTTCTGTTGTCAAAATTTGAAGAGACCTCATCATGGTCGGAGTTATTTTATAAAGCCAGCAAATTGTGTTACTATTGTTGCAAAACACGTTTTAGGTATTTTTATCTGGGATGTCATCGTTACGTTACTGATGCTTTCAAAAATTGTAGGACTTCTTCACAATGTCGTCAGGAAAGCGTAAACGCAATGATTTGCCTTCTCATCATAATGCTGGTGGATATATACCACAACAAGATGGAGCTGGGGATGCTGCACTTGGAGTTTTTGAAATTGAGGTATTCTTGTTTCTGTTTTGCTCAGCATCATATATATCAGTAGGATGTTTGTATATAGTTTGTAAGTTGTGCTTTAGTGATGTTAATAGTCCAAGTTACTGTCTTTATCATTTTTGGTTTCATTGTAAACTATAATTTTTACCGAATGGGCAAGTATATACTAGTTTAATAATTAGTTTGTTGGTTTTTGCACTTCTCCTTCCTGTCCCCTTTACGGGGGAGAGGTTGAGACAAGATGGACATGGAGGATGGTAAAAGTACATCTTGCCATCCCTAGAAAGTGGATTGTTCTGTTTGGAGGTACTTTCCTTTCCCCTTCTTTTCCCAAATGGGGATTGCCAATTGTTTGGCACAAGATTGAGTGATTACAGATGGAGGGGGCAACCCTTGCTTTAGCTACCTATGTTGCATCTgtcaatttttgaaaaaatgtagATTATGCAgaaatcttttgtttttttcaaaCGCATTTCTGTCTTGTGGCAGTTTACCATGAAAACAAATGAATAATGATTCAACTACATCAAAACTATGAAGATACAATTCCCACAGTTTTACCCCAAAATAAAATCCTTAGAATGAGATTCCGTTTTTGTTCTGTTTATTTCTACCTGAGGATTGATTTTTTGACAATGTTGTCAAATGTATCTCCTTGCTGTTTTTTCCTGCTGTTTATTTTTAAGCACTCCTTCTCATGGttatttttgtttccttttGCTCTATTTATTTCCTGTTTGTATCTCTTTCTTGTGCATTGAACTATTGTACAAGCACTAGAGTAAGATCAATCTAGTCTATAAAGTATTTTTCTTTGGTAGGGTCTTCAATTG includes:
- the LOC137835848 gene encoding transcription initiation factor IIA large subunit-like, whose product is MRTYLYSSLYSLLLVRHFSLFAVPLSSHSSPSSQTLAFNFPWFIISFTELSLKSLVKGQLSEILLKPTFLMAASTTSQVYIDVIEDVMVKVRDEFVNNGGPGEEVLKELQAMWESKMMQAGAVLGPIERSTAAKPTPGPITPVHDLNMPYTEEYETPTAEMLFPPTPLQTPIQTPLPGTGDNSTYNIPTGPSEYPSSGNDTGGNADGKGGRPATYMQPPSPWMNPRPSLDVNVAYVEGRDEADRGTSNQPLTQDFFTMSSGKRKRNDLPSHHNAGGYIPQQDGAGDAALGVFEIEVNGGDISINSHHTISKGKMQADLERLTTRIPQLDGPIPYDDELSTPNIYNYGEVFSDDYNISNTPAPPEVPVSTPALLAQNEVGNDEDDDDDEPPLNEEDDDELDDMEQGDDQNTHHLVLAQFDKVTRTKSRWKCTLKDGIMHINNKDILFNKATGEFEF